In a genomic window of Mucilaginibacter sp. KACC 22063:
- a CDS encoding molybdopterin molybdotransferase MoeA — MISVAKALQLINMQVRDFGAHDVDLLNANGRILAQDVSADRDYPPFNRVTMDGIAISSEAFKTGKREFKIEGIQAAGQEQQTLKDPLNCLEVMTGAMLPIGCDAVIQYELCEITSGIAKVQSDVITVFQNIHPQGNDSKQGDILIKSDTTITPAITGLLAAAGLTKVRVKRLPTVAVCATGDELVEIDQQPLPHQIRQSNSYMLLAELQQEGIEAQRYHIADDPQTMLAQLSTLVQSNDVIMLSGAVSKGKFDHLPNVLKQLGMQTIFHGITQRPGKPFLFGVMPNEALVFAFPGNPISTFVCYQLYFREWLYACIGKKQKTAKAFLSRPVSFKPQLTYHMLVTLSFEAGLLKASPISNSTSGDLISLAHTEAIVSFPADRQEFGTDEPFDLLLLN, encoded by the coding sequence ATGATTTCCGTAGCCAAAGCTTTACAACTGATAAACATGCAGGTGCGCGATTTTGGCGCGCATGATGTTGATTTGCTTAATGCTAATGGCCGTATCCTTGCCCAGGATGTGAGCGCCGACCGTGACTATCCACCTTTTAACCGCGTAACGATGGATGGGATAGCCATTAGCAGCGAAGCATTTAAAACCGGCAAACGCGAGTTTAAGATTGAAGGCATACAGGCAGCTGGACAAGAGCAACAAACACTTAAAGATCCGCTAAATTGCCTTGAAGTGATGACCGGGGCTATGTTACCCATTGGTTGCGATGCTGTGATTCAATATGAGCTTTGTGAGATTACCAGCGGAATTGCAAAAGTTCAAAGCGATGTAATAACTGTCTTTCAAAACATTCATCCACAAGGCAATGACAGTAAGCAAGGCGATATTTTAATCAAATCAGATACAACCATTACTCCTGCAATTACAGGGCTTTTAGCCGCAGCCGGGCTGACAAAAGTAAGAGTAAAAAGGCTGCCTACTGTTGCCGTTTGCGCCACAGGCGATGAATTAGTTGAGATTGATCAGCAACCACTTCCGCACCAGATCAGGCAATCAAACAGTTACATGTTGTTAGCTGAACTGCAACAAGAAGGCATTGAAGCACAACGCTATCACATAGCCGATGATCCGCAAACTATGCTGGCGCAGCTAAGTACCTTGGTACAATCTAACGATGTGATTATGCTGTCGGGTGCGGTATCTAAAGGCAAGTTTGATCACCTGCCCAATGTATTAAAGCAGTTAGGCATGCAAACCATCTTTCATGGCATTACACAACGCCCAGGCAAGCCGTTTTTATTTGGCGTGATGCCCAACGAAGCACTTGTATTTGCATTTCCCGGTAACCCTATCTCCACGTTTGTATGCTACCAGCTTTATTTCCGTGAGTGGTTATATGCCTGTATCGGCAAAAAACAAAAGACGGCCAAAGCATTTTTGAGCCGTCCTGTATCTTTTAAACCGCAGCTCACCTATCACATGCTGGTAACGCTGAGTTTTGAAGCAGGCTTATTAAAGGCTTCACCTATCAGTAATTCTACCTCCGGCGATTTAATAAGCCTTGCTCATACAGAAGCCATCGTGAGTTTCCCGGCCGACA
- a CDS encoding HesA/MoeB/ThiF family protein produces MAENRYSRQLQVNGFGNEAQQKLADAKVLVIGAGGLGVPALQYLTGMGVGTIGIMDGDKVSLSNLHRQVIYNENEVGQLKTDAILPKLKALNSTIIFKGHPYFLSVANALDTIKGYDLVIDASDNFGTRYLINDACVILNKPFVYGAIQQMEGHVSVFNYDNGPTYRCVYLELPQSNEIPNCNEAGVLGVVPGIIGCQQALQAVKVIIGLGKTLSGYLQIFDFNNDEQLKIKLKADPNKKAIRSLQADYDTPSAGFTGSLTVDELFEWYTSDKPFLLVDVREAKEFTQEHLQDSVSIPLSMLNDKADELPDNLPIITICEIGGRSSRAVQVISKAKPDATVYNVIGGIETWFDQLGDQFIIEPKNA; encoded by the coding sequence ATGGCAGAGAACCGTTACAGCAGGCAGTTACAAGTCAACGGCTTTGGAAATGAAGCACAGCAAAAACTTGCTGATGCTAAAGTGTTGGTGATTGGTGCGGGTGGCTTGGGCGTACCTGCGCTGCAATACCTTACAGGCATGGGCGTTGGCACTATTGGTATCATGGATGGCGACAAGGTAAGTCTCAGCAACCTGCACCGCCAGGTGATCTATAACGAGAATGAAGTAGGCCAGCTAAAGACAGATGCCATTTTGCCTAAGCTTAAGGCGCTCAACAGTACTATTATATTTAAGGGTCATCCTTACTTTCTTAGCGTTGCCAATGCACTTGATACCATTAAAGGCTACGATCTGGTGATTGATGCCAGCGACAATTTCGGTACCCGCTACCTCATCAACGATGCCTGCGTAATACTTAACAAGCCTTTTGTATATGGCGCTATTCAGCAAATGGAAGGGCATGTAAGCGTTTTTAATTATGATAATGGGCCTACCTATCGCTGCGTTTACCTGGAATTGCCGCAAAGCAATGAAATACCAAACTGTAACGAAGCCGGTGTTTTAGGTGTTGTTCCGGGGATTATTGGCTGCCAGCAGGCATTACAAGCTGTTAAAGTTATTATCGGCCTTGGCAAAACATTATCTGGCTATCTGCAAATTTTTGATTTTAATAATGACGAGCAACTCAAAATAAAACTGAAAGCTGATCCAAATAAAAAAGCAATAAGATCGCTGCAAGCCGACTACGATACACCTTCAGCAGGTTTTACTGGCAGTTTAACAGTTGATGAACTTTTTGAATGGTATACCTCAGATAAGCCATTTTTGCTGGTTGATGTACGAGAAGCAAAAGAGTTTACACAAGAGCATTTACAAGATTCTGTATCCATACCGCTATCGATGTTAAATGACAAGGCTGATGAGCTTCCGGATAACTTACCAATAATTACCATTTGCGAAATTGGTGGCCGTAGTAGCAGAGCGGTACAGGTCATCAGCAAAGCAAAGCCAGATGCAACAGTATATAATGTTATTGGCGGCATTGAAACCTGGTTTGATCAACTTGGCGATCAATTTATCATCGAACCTAAAAACGCTTAA